Proteins from one Gimesia maris genomic window:
- a CDS encoding carbohydrate porin, protein MRLKVFLSYMFLLVALPAYQSVGQECAVENVVAEDASIGCVSKSESADTPDQIFLDSILYSDNGITFQPVYYGEVFTNAHGGISTSNSTHYEGLLDLSLSFDLEKLNAPIPGQINVLFQNTHGRGLEQNVGATQIISSIDSLNNITQMSELWWEVDLYETGITMRIGRQDLSSEFVTMDTASDFINSAFGLSPSAGLPSFPAPSPAVVLMKDLSNEVTVKAGIWDAYRSNEAGIFSDNGSALLIGEFEYRYSTPLRQLPGILTAGITYETPGEVPSGAIPRAYGYYFQYEQMLIREAGCNSDNPQGLSAFAQHFPTYSSGNSPFPLIPRDALAGITYTGLIRNRDADVTGAGAGWVDLDQGGTDQEVMIEVFYKAIVNDNLIIQPDLQYITTPSGIYPDAFVAGIRFQLDL, encoded by the coding sequence GTGCGGCTTAAGGTCTTCCTTTCATACATGTTCCTGCTGGTGGCGCTCCCTGCCTACCAGTCAGTCGGGCAGGAATGCGCGGTAGAAAATGTCGTAGCAGAGGACGCCTCTATAGGTTGCGTGTCCAAAAGTGAATCAGCAGACACACCAGATCAGATTTTTCTCGATTCTATACTGTATTCAGATAACGGTATCACGTTCCAGCCGGTCTACTATGGTGAAGTTTTCACCAACGCACACGGCGGAATATCAACCAGTAACTCAACACACTATGAAGGACTGCTCGATCTTTCTCTCTCGTTTGACCTCGAAAAGCTCAACGCCCCCATTCCAGGTCAGATCAATGTGCTGTTTCAAAATACTCATGGTCGAGGGCTGGAACAGAATGTCGGTGCCACGCAGATCATCAGCAGTATCGACTCACTCAACAACATTACTCAAATGAGCGAACTCTGGTGGGAAGTCGATCTGTACGAAACCGGAATCACCATGCGCATCGGCAGACAGGACCTGAGTTCTGAATTTGTCACCATGGATACCGCCAGCGACTTCATTAACTCGGCGTTTGGGCTCTCCCCCTCAGCCGGACTTCCTTCATTCCCGGCTCCCAGCCCGGCGGTTGTACTCATGAAGGACCTCTCTAATGAAGTCACCGTCAAAGCAGGAATCTGGGATGCCTACCGCAGCAATGAAGCCGGTATCTTTTCTGATAACGGTTCCGCCCTCTTGATCGGCGAATTCGAATATCGCTACTCGACTCCACTCAGGCAACTGCCCGGCATCTTGACTGCAGGCATCACCTATGAAACACCCGGAGAAGTCCCCTCCGGTGCTATTCCCAGAGCATACGGCTACTATTTCCAGTACGAGCAGATGCTGATTCGTGAAGCAGGCTGTAACTCAGACAATCCGCAAGGCCTGTCCGCCTTCGCCCAGCACTTTCCCACCTACAGCAGTGGAAACTCTCCCTTCCCGCTGATACCGCGTGACGCTTTGGCCGGCATCACCTATACCGGCCTGATCCGCAATCGCGACGCAGACGTTACCGGTGCCGGTGCGGGCTGGGTCGACCTCGACCAGGGGGGCACCGACCAGGAAGTGATGATCGAAGTCTTCTACAAGGCAATCGTGAATGACAATCTGATCATTCAGCCCGACCTGCAGTACATCACCACCCCTTCCGGCATCTACCCCGATGCCTTTGTCGCCGGCATCCGCTTTCAGTTGGATCTTTGA
- a CDS encoding alpha/beta hydrolase yields MRNRCSLSLCLLLLLSVPERSFAVESFQQINDIQYATADNHRLLLDLYLPKVKQQPPLLVWIHGGAWRAGSKANMPLIDLVKQGFAVASVDYRLSPVAKFPAQIYDIKAAIRFLRGSAEKYGYNADKIGILGSSAGGHLVALMGVTNGNQQLEGDLGDFDNQSSSVQAIVDYFGPTNFMTILPQSTPHGLSVRIPALELLLGDRPEKKADLARLASPVFHVDEQDPPLLIIHGDQDPQVPINQSHELQGKYEQYQRDVSFKVIHGGAHGGSEFFDKERMQLVEKFLRKHLTP; encoded by the coding sequence ATGAGAAATCGCTGCTCGCTGAGCCTGTGTCTGCTGCTACTGCTGTCTGTCCCGGAAAGGAGTTTTGCTGTGGAATCTTTCCAGCAGATCAACGACATCCAATATGCGACCGCCGACAACCATCGGCTCCTGCTTGATCTCTATCTTCCCAAAGTAAAACAGCAGCCACCTCTCCTGGTCTGGATTCACGGTGGTGCCTGGCGTGCAGGCTCTAAAGCGAACATGCCACTCATCGATCTGGTAAAGCAAGGCTTCGCCGTCGCCAGTGTCGATTACCGTCTTTCACCCGTGGCAAAGTTTCCGGCTCAGATATACGACATCAAAGCCGCCATCCGCTTCCTGCGTGGCTCCGCTGAGAAGTATGGCTACAACGCCGACAAAATCGGCATCCTGGGTTCTTCCGCCGGCGGCCACCTCGTTGCCTTGATGGGTGTCACCAACGGCAATCAGCAGCTCGAAGGAGATCTCGGCGATTTCGACAACCAATCATCCAGCGTGCAGGCCATCGTCGATTATTTCGGCCCCACCAATTTCATGACAATCCTTCCCCAGTCCACACCGCATGGCTTAAGCGTCCGCATCCCCGCGCTGGAACTCCTGCTCGGTGATCGACCGGAAAAAAAAGCCGATCTCGCCCGACTCGCCAGCCCGGTCTTCCATGTTGATGAACAGGATCCGCCATTATTGATTATTCACGGCGACCAGGATCCGCAAGTCCCCATCAACCAGTCACATGAGCTGCAAGGCAAATACGAACAGTATCAACGCGACGTTTCCTTCAAAGTCATCCACGGCGGCGCACACGGCGGCTCGGAATTCTTCGACAAAGAGCGCATGCAACTCGTCGAAAAGTTTCTGCGAAAACACCTCACCCCTTAG
- a CDS encoding SOUL family heme-binding protein, with translation MIYLGIATVLCILLYFGWKFTARNAYESARYTVIESYGPFEIREYPDLMLVSTDSKAQPVDQDGRFMRLFRYIDGANQQEQKVSMTTPVFMDPENKLSDGQMSFVIPQQTEVQGIPVPTGENVRIQQREGGRFAVYRFSGRKNQTTTAQAEKKLRDWMKHKGLNQSGSFESAGYDPPWTPGPFRRNEVLIRLEQAVDTTSND, from the coding sequence ATGATCTACCTTGGCATCGCCACTGTACTGTGCATACTACTATACTTTGGCTGGAAGTTCACAGCCCGAAACGCGTACGAGTCAGCCCGGTACACGGTGATTGAGTCGTACGGCCCTTTCGAAATCCGCGAGTACCCCGACTTGATGCTGGTATCGACAGACAGCAAAGCACAGCCTGTCGACCAGGACGGCCGTTTCATGCGTCTGTTCCGCTATATTGATGGAGCGAACCAGCAGGAACAGAAAGTCTCCATGACGACCCCCGTGTTTATGGATCCCGAGAACAAACTTTCTGACGGGCAGATGTCATTCGTTATCCCCCAGCAAACTGAAGTACAGGGAATTCCGGTACCCACGGGAGAGAACGTGCGCATTCAGCAACGCGAGGGGGGACGCTTTGCTGTCTACCGCTTCAGCGGACGGAAGAATCAGACCACCACTGCCCAGGCCGAAAAGAAATTGCGAGACTGGATGAAACACAAAGGACTGAATCAGTCAGGCAGCTTCGAATCAGCCGGTTATGATCCTCCCTGGACACCAGGCCCGTTTCGTCGCAACGAAGTGCTGATTCGACTCGAACAGGCAGTCGATACAACTTCGAACGATTAA
- a CDS encoding DUF1353 domain-containing protein has product MNETDQKVRLVSGPLQAERLPDGSRRLLRALIVKVRDEEIVVPAGFVSDFRSLPRVIQILIDPARVQLAGVIHDRLYATGQFTRCETDTIWRLTAQSGGGHANSFQAWLGWLLIRLGARFAWDRARKKSRLA; this is encoded by the coding sequence ATGAATGAGACCGACCAGAAGGTCAGACTGGTGAGTGGTCCCCTGCAGGCAGAGCGCCTCCCTGATGGCAGTCGCAGGTTATTGCGTGCTCTCATCGTAAAAGTGCGTGATGAAGAGATTGTGGTCCCCGCTGGTTTTGTTTCCGACTTTCGTTCCCTGCCCCGTGTGATCCAGATTCTGATTGACCCTGCCCGGGTTCAACTGGCGGGGGTCATTCACGACCGATTGTACGCCACAGGGCAATTCACGCGCTGTGAAACAGATACGATCTGGCGATTGACCGCGCAATCCGGTGGGGGTCATGCCAATTCGTTCCAGGCGTGGCTGGGCTGGCTGTTGATCCGGCTGGGGGCACGGTTCGCCTGGGATCGGGCACGGAAAAAAAGCCGCCTGGCGTGA
- a CDS encoding MFS transporter, whose product MWSLKTAQRALIAAGCMAMIYTQFTMSPATIEFARSLGATGWHIGILGALPTMMLFFQFLAAVVANHLEYRRWLWLPISILQRLILVPIALMAWLMPDMSHSAELWWLIGLTALNHALIHFTTPLWLSWLGDYLPHKGLNHYWGYRQVWMYWTGAISLLGGAIFLAKSGLDIGDGFAWLVGIGALFGVFDILFYMKIEEPPVTKVKEPKLKKVLLTPFQDPNFRSFISFTCFWHFAAMLGAPFISYYLLDYIGMDVFRLLLLWTCAWLGGAVFSKHLGSLADHYGNRPVLILCTAFKSTNMIGLLFLPRDPTLAFWIMVPVFIVDSLLNAGIAIANNGFMLKNSPAENRTMYIAAGTAFAGLVGGVTSIMAGGFLVLASGWSVTIFGSEYNNFHMIFAISLLMRLVAAVYARTIREPDSHWTSQVVMKLVGVTPFRMLRFPVGLYRSFRPDELRGKSRKGKRELKQPEVVAKTEPT is encoded by the coding sequence GTGTGGTCTCTGAAAACAGCCCAACGGGCATTAATTGCCGCCGGTTGTATGGCGATGATTTATACCCAGTTTACGATGTCGCCGGCGACGATTGAGTTCGCCCGTTCCCTGGGAGCGACAGGCTGGCATATCGGGATTCTGGGGGCTCTGCCGACGATGATGCTGTTTTTCCAGTTTCTGGCAGCAGTCGTGGCGAATCACCTGGAATACCGCCGCTGGCTCTGGTTACCGATCTCGATACTACAGCGACTGATTCTGGTTCCGATTGCCCTGATGGCGTGGCTGATGCCGGACATGTCTCATTCAGCCGAACTATGGTGGCTGATTGGTTTGACTGCTTTGAATCATGCCTTGATCCACTTTACGACGCCGCTCTGGTTATCCTGGCTGGGAGATTATCTGCCTCACAAGGGGCTCAATCATTACTGGGGTTATCGCCAGGTCTGGATGTACTGGACCGGGGCAATTTCGTTGCTGGGGGGGGCGATCTTTCTGGCAAAAAGCGGCCTGGATATTGGGGATGGATTTGCCTGGCTGGTCGGCATCGGCGCGTTGTTTGGCGTGTTCGATATCCTGTTCTACATGAAAATCGAAGAACCGCCGGTTACCAAGGTGAAAGAACCAAAGCTAAAAAAAGTCCTGCTTACACCATTTCAGGATCCCAATTTCCGTTCGTTTATCTCCTTCACCTGTTTCTGGCACTTTGCGGCGATGCTGGGGGCTCCGTTCATCAGCTATTACCTGCTGGATTACATTGGGATGGACGTATTCCGTCTGTTGTTGCTATGGACCTGCGCCTGGCTGGGGGGAGCTGTTTTTTCGAAGCATCTGGGCTCACTGGCCGATCATTATGGCAACCGGCCGGTGTTGATATTGTGTACGGCGTTTAAATCTACAAATATGATTGGCCTGCTGTTCCTGCCGCGAGATCCGACGCTGGCATTCTGGATTATGGTGCCTGTATTTATTGTGGATTCCCTGCTGAATGCAGGCATCGCCATTGCCAATAACGGGTTCATGCTGAAGAATTCGCCAGCCGAAAACCGGACAATGTATATCGCTGCAGGCACCGCGTTTGCGGGGCTGGTGGGAGGTGTGACATCCATAATGGCAGGTGGTTTTCTGGTGCTTGCTTCCGGGTGGAGCGTGACCATCTTTGGCTCTGAGTACAACAACTTTCACATGATCTTTGCGATCAGTCTGCTGATGAGGCTGGTGGCTGCCGTCTATGCCCGGACGATTCGCGAGCCCGATTCACACTGGACATCTCAAGTCGTGATGAAACTGGTCGGAGTTACACCATTCCGTATGCTGCGTTTTCCGGTCGGTCTGTATCGTTCTTTCCGACCCGATGAATTGCGGGGCAAATCCAGAAAAGGCAAACGCGAACTGAAACAACCGGAAGTCGTCGCTAAAACTGAGCCGACCTGA
- a CDS encoding alkaline phosphatase family protein — MRGMITVSLLAVVWLFNPGETVQAVEPHEDRCVILVSVDGLANFYLDDPLADMPTLRKLAKTGARADGMVCSFPTVTWPNHTTLVTGTTPAKHGVIGNNYLDRKSATSVAFIPDPLFDKDQIVKVPTIYDAAHNAGLVTAGIVWPATRNARTLDWTVPDMFGKEAWPKYGTPIWLEELRAAGLPVDLHGDWTGESGGGVKRDWLYTRMARHLFEKHPPNLLMIHLVEVDHVEHKYGPRSPEAYWAVSYADDRLRDIVEAIERSPHRDKTTLVVASDHGFFPISKDIRPNVILKQSGLISNEKKQAYCLSQGGGCMVYLLDDAKRGEMKEELKKKFTAVEGIQSVLDQDEYTKLGLPTPTEDSHAPDFWLSAKSGYSFTNSDKGDDVVTPRKTPGGTHGYLPDQPDMLATLVINGYGIKPGTNLGKVQSIDVAPTMARLLGVELPTAQGKPLMPALQDD, encoded by the coding sequence ATGCGCGGGATGATTACTGTTTCTTTACTGGCTGTGGTGTGGCTGTTTAATCCGGGTGAGACTGTCCAGGCTGTTGAACCGCATGAGGACCGGTGTGTGATTCTGGTCAGCGTTGACGGGCTGGCCAATTTTTATCTGGATGATCCTCTGGCGGATATGCCGACACTGCGGAAACTGGCAAAGACCGGGGCGCGGGCTGACGGCATGGTCTGTTCGTTTCCCACAGTGACCTGGCCCAATCACACCACACTGGTAACCGGCACAACGCCTGCGAAGCATGGGGTAATCGGAAATAACTATCTGGATCGTAAAAGTGCGACGTCGGTTGCCTTCATTCCTGATCCCCTGTTTGACAAAGATCAGATTGTGAAAGTGCCGACAATTTATGATGCCGCCCATAACGCGGGGCTGGTCACTGCAGGCATCGTCTGGCCGGCAACGCGAAATGCTCGGACACTGGACTGGACCGTACCTGACATGTTCGGCAAAGAAGCCTGGCCAAAATACGGAACGCCGATCTGGCTGGAAGAACTCCGCGCTGCGGGATTACCTGTGGATCTGCATGGAGACTGGACGGGAGAGAGTGGCGGCGGCGTGAAGCGGGACTGGCTGTATACCCGCATGGCCCGGCATCTGTTTGAAAAGCATCCGCCGAACCTGTTGATGATTCACCTGGTCGAGGTCGATCATGTCGAACACAAATATGGTCCGCGGAGCCCGGAAGCGTACTGGGCCGTCAGCTATGCTGATGACCGGTTGCGGGATATTGTAGAAGCAATCGAGCGTTCGCCGCATCGTGATAAGACGACACTGGTCGTCGCCAGTGATCATGGTTTTTTCCCGATCTCGAAAGACATTCGCCCAAATGTGATCTTAAAACAGTCAGGGCTGATTTCTAATGAGAAGAAGCAGGCATACTGTCTGTCTCAGGGAGGCGGGTGTATGGTCTACCTGCTGGATGACGCGAAGCGGGGGGAAATGAAGGAAGAGTTGAAGAAGAAATTTACAGCAGTGGAAGGGATTCAGTCTGTACTGGATCAGGATGAATATACAAAGCTGGGCCTGCCTACTCCAACAGAAGATTCTCATGCTCCCGATTTCTGGCTGTCAGCGAAGTCCGGGTATTCGTTTACGAACAGTGATAAAGGGGACGATGTCGTCACGCCACGTAAGACGCCGGGGGGCACACATGGTTATCTGCCCGATCAACCGGACATGCTGGCGACACTGGTGATCAATGGATATGGGATCAAGCCGGGAACAAATTTAGGTAAAGTACAAAGCATTGATGTGGCGCCAACAATGGCCCGGCTGCTGGGGGTCGAATTGCCGACAGCCCAGGGAAAACCGTTAATGCCGGCTTTGCAGGACGATTGA
- the treZ gene encoding malto-oligosyltrehalose trehalohydrolase, which yields MSTQNTAAQFTEQVLATDLDGTLIPLNQDPHNQSDLRVLSEQFQARGNSLIFVTGRHFESVSQAIKDFQLPIPEWIICDVGTSIFQRQESGEFTLVTAYQDYQDQIIAAMPIDSLREKLQTIDGLRLQEPVKQGRFKLSFYADAAQLETLVDHVQEVLTQTDAPYSIINSVDPFNGDGLIDLLPATVSKALALEWWTEKNGYDPANIVFSGDSGNDLAALTAGYRTILVGNADRRLAQRVYDLHQASEWKNRLYLAQGTATSGVLEGCRWFGLAEQVDLQNTRSGATPLTVDSTSFRVWAPQRKQVAVELQKGNQADATRHSLTRTAQGYFEGTFNHVCPGDRYLYRLDDQVSRPDPASRYQPQGVHAASQVCNSLDFPWSDQDWQGIKKQDLIIYELHVGTFTRAGTFQAAIEHIPELIELGITAVEIMPVTQTPGRWNWGYDGVNLFAVRNTYGSPDDFKAFVDECHRSGLAVFLDVVYNHLGPEGNYLSEFGPYFSDRHHTPWGEALNYDGPDSESVRRFITENAVFWLEEYHLDGLRLDAVHCMYDDSHFHILEAIRAAVSRHNESVNWPIHLFAETNVFNHDLITADQSREAYSGIWCDCLMYSLYSHALPDVHLTQRNYQGASDLIQALQCGYIYAGHENSRVTDSQRSVHPTNQYLTSLVIALQTHDSVGNHPHGKRIHQLASKSFQKAAAALILLYPGIPLIFMGEEFATSAPFPFFVDFEDRHLRDAVDVGRRGDYPPHIWQDALLPSQAEAFFNAKWNEAPLRDPEMFHWYQRLLQFRREGLNAGWLSPENLQTAYESQSSSFTMQYQDIRIQARLTPQAETQAQPVSIPFTGTLVLNSEPESVIENKQIQLAPNHTIISRV from the coding sequence ATGTCTACGCAGAATACTGCTGCGCAATTCACAGAACAGGTCCTTGCCACCGACCTGGATGGAACCCTGATCCCTTTAAATCAGGATCCTCACAACCAGTCAGACCTGCGCGTACTGTCGGAACAGTTTCAGGCCCGTGGCAACTCACTGATCTTTGTGACTGGCAGACATTTCGAATCCGTCTCCCAGGCAATCAAGGATTTTCAACTCCCCATTCCGGAGTGGATTATCTGCGACGTCGGCACTTCCATTTTCCAGCGACAGGAATCGGGAGAATTCACACTGGTCACCGCCTACCAGGATTATCAGGACCAGATCATCGCTGCCATGCCCATAGACTCATTGCGCGAGAAGCTGCAAACAATTGACGGTCTCCGCCTCCAGGAACCAGTCAAACAGGGGCGTTTCAAACTCAGCTTTTATGCAGACGCGGCACAACTGGAAACGCTCGTTGATCACGTTCAGGAGGTTCTGACTCAAACGGATGCCCCATACTCGATTATTAACAGCGTTGATCCCTTCAATGGCGATGGATTGATTGATCTTCTGCCGGCAACGGTTTCCAAAGCACTCGCTTTAGAATGGTGGACCGAAAAAAACGGATACGATCCCGCAAACATTGTTTTTTCCGGTGATTCCGGTAATGATCTGGCAGCATTAACCGCCGGCTATCGCACCATTCTGGTAGGAAACGCAGACCGCCGGTTGGCACAACGCGTTTACGATCTGCACCAGGCATCGGAGTGGAAAAACCGTCTTTACCTTGCTCAGGGAACCGCAACTTCAGGCGTCCTGGAAGGTTGTCGCTGGTTTGGTCTCGCAGAACAGGTTGATCTACAAAATACCCGATCAGGAGCCACTCCGCTCACCGTTGATTCCACATCCTTTCGCGTCTGGGCTCCGCAACGAAAACAGGTTGCCGTTGAACTGCAGAAAGGAAACCAGGCAGACGCGACACGTCATTCCCTGACACGAACAGCACAGGGATACTTCGAAGGCACGTTTAATCACGTCTGTCCGGGCGATCGCTATTTGTATCGGCTTGATGACCAGGTCTCCCGGCCGGATCCTGCCTCCCGATATCAACCTCAGGGAGTACACGCTGCCTCACAAGTCTGTAACTCGCTTGATTTCCCCTGGTCCGATCAAGACTGGCAGGGAATAAAGAAACAGGATCTGATCATATACGAACTTCATGTCGGCACCTTCACCAGAGCGGGTACGTTTCAGGCGGCCATCGAACATATCCCTGAACTGATCGAGCTCGGCATCACCGCGGTGGAAATCATGCCGGTCACTCAGACACCTGGCCGCTGGAACTGGGGATACGATGGCGTAAATCTGTTCGCCGTTCGAAATACCTACGGTTCCCCTGATGATTTCAAAGCCTTCGTGGACGAATGCCATCGCTCTGGTCTCGCCGTCTTTCTTGATGTCGTTTACAACCATCTGGGTCCGGAAGGAAATTATCTTTCTGAATTCGGCCCTTATTTTTCAGACAGGCATCACACTCCGTGGGGCGAAGCCCTCAATTACGACGGTCCTGATTCCGAATCCGTCCGTCGGTTCATTACCGAAAATGCGGTCTTCTGGCTGGAAGAGTATCATCTGGATGGTCTGCGACTCGACGCCGTTCACTGCATGTATGACGACAGCCATTTTCATATTCTCGAAGCAATCAGAGCGGCCGTCTCCAGACACAACGAATCCGTGAACTGGCCCATACATCTCTTTGCCGAAACCAATGTCTTTAATCACGATCTGATTACTGCTGACCAGAGCAGGGAGGCCTACTCGGGCATCTGGTGTGACTGCCTGATGTATTCTCTCTATTCTCATGCGCTTCCCGACGTCCATCTCACACAGCGAAACTACCAGGGGGCCTCCGACCTTATCCAGGCGCTGCAGTGTGGTTACATTTATGCCGGACACGAAAACAGTCGCGTGACTGATTCTCAACGTAGCGTCCATCCAACCAACCAATATCTGACATCCCTGGTGATCGCGCTTCAAACCCATGATAGTGTCGGCAATCATCCGCATGGCAAGCGTATTCACCAGTTGGCATCCAAATCCTTCCAGAAAGCAGCCGCTGCACTCATCTTGCTTTATCCGGGCATACCATTGATCTTTATGGGTGAAGAATTTGCGACTTCTGCTCCGTTTCCGTTTTTTGTCGATTTTGAAGACCGCCATCTCCGCGACGCCGTCGACGTCGGCCGCCGGGGAGATTATCCGCCTCACATCTGGCAGGACGCATTGCTTCCCTCACAGGCCGAAGCTTTTTTCAACGCCAAATGGAACGAGGCCCCCCTGAGGGACCCGGAGATGTTTCACTGGTATCAGCGGCTGCTCCAGTTTCGAAGAGAAGGCCTCAACGCAGGCTGGCTTTCACCAGAAAACCTGCAGACAGCTTATGAGAGTCAGTCCAGCAGTTTTACAATGCAATACCAGGACATCAGGATTCAGGCTCGCCTGACTCCCCAGGCAGAGACACAGGCACAACCAGTGTCGATCCCGTTCACAGGTACTCTGGTCCTGAATTCAGAACCAGAGTCTGTCATCGAGAACAAGCAGATTCAACTCGCTCCCAACCATACGATCATTTCCCGGGTTTAA
- a CDS encoding alpha-amylase family glycosyl hydrolase, producing MSTAQDEIDFKADLTLQRLQPQLQEVWRTSQIDDVKKHEFETRLNEHWRPLFGLLYQLYSSRYDFFYHIEQVLLTAARGWAERPEDLCALDRHRINEPNWFQSERISGGALYVDLFGENLCKLREQVGYFKNLGLTYLHLMPLFAVRPGNNDGGYAISTYRSVDPRLGTIDDLRLLAADLREAGISLVLDFVFNHTSDDHEWAKMAQSGNREFQEYYYIFPDRVKPEQYERTLREIFPTVRRGNFTWHDGMQQWVWTSFNSFQWDLNYTNPAVFRAMLEEMYFIANTGIDILRLDAVAFIWKKMGTSCENLPEAHTLIQAFNRLARIATPGLLFKSEAIVHPDDVVKYISEHECQISYNPTLMALLWESLATRNVSLLVQTLRHRYKLPRNTAWVNYLRCHDDIGWTFDDADAQAIGINAYDHRKFLNDFYTGQFPGSFARGVPFQENHETGDMRISGTMASLAGLEQAIEEDNEEKKELALRRMLLLHGVSLSIGGIPLLYLGEEWGMLNDYDFVKDPAKAGDSRWIHRPKMQWQFLEELDDHIKSGNGSIRSTIFRSTQKLIALRKSLPALAGQDMELIATANEHILGYVRLYEGNRLIVLANFSDETQVIEGNKLRTAGLGRFFLNVIDDKTYATSEQLVLDPYQILWLNRV from the coding sequence ATGAGCACCGCGCAGGATGAGATTGACTTCAAAGCGGATCTGACACTGCAGCGCCTGCAGCCTCAATTGCAGGAAGTCTGGCGCACCAGCCAGATTGATGATGTCAAAAAACATGAATTTGAAACGAGACTGAATGAGCACTGGCGTCCTCTGTTTGGACTGCTGTATCAGCTCTACAGTTCCCGGTACGATTTCTTCTATCACATCGAACAGGTTCTGCTGACCGCGGCCCGAGGCTGGGCAGAGCGACCAGAGGACCTCTGTGCGCTCGACCGTCATCGTATTAATGAACCCAACTGGTTTCAGTCAGAACGCATCAGCGGGGGCGCCCTCTACGTAGACCTCTTTGGCGAAAACCTCTGTAAACTCCGCGAGCAGGTGGGATACTTCAAAAACCTGGGGCTCACGTACCTGCACTTGATGCCTCTGTTCGCAGTTCGCCCCGGTAATAACGACGGCGGTTACGCCATCAGCACGTATCGCTCGGTCGACCCGCGTCTGGGAACCATCGACGACCTCCGCCTGCTGGCAGCAGATCTCCGGGAAGCGGGGATCTCACTGGTGCTTGATTTTGTATTCAATCACACCTCGGATGACCACGAGTGGGCCAAAATGGCGCAATCGGGAAACCGTGAGTTCCAGGAATACTATTATATCTTCCCTGACAGGGTAAAACCCGAACAATATGAACGCACGCTGCGTGAAATTTTTCCGACTGTCCGCCGCGGAAATTTCACCTGGCATGATGGAATGCAGCAATGGGTCTGGACTTCTTTCAACAGTTTCCAGTGGGATCTGAACTACACCAATCCCGCTGTCTTTCGCGCCATGCTCGAAGAAATGTACTTCATCGCCAACACGGGCATTGATATCCTCCGGCTTGACGCGGTCGCATTCATCTGGAAAAAAATGGGGACCAGCTGCGAAAATCTCCCTGAAGCGCACACGCTGATTCAGGCATTCAACCGTCTGGCCCGTATCGCTACGCCAGGTCTCCTGTTCAAATCCGAGGCCATCGTGCACCCCGATGACGTCGTCAAATATATCAGCGAACACGAATGTCAGATCTCCTATAATCCCACACTGATGGCGCTGCTCTGGGAATCGCTGGCGACGCGAAATGTCTCATTGCTGGTCCAGACTCTCAGACATCGCTATAAGCTGCCCAGAAACACCGCCTGGGTGAACTACCTGCGCTGTCACGATGATATCGGCTGGACCTTCGATGATGCCGACGCGCAGGCAATTGGTATCAACGCCTACGACCATCGCAAATTCCTCAACGATTTCTATACAGGGCAATTCCCCGGTTCTTTCGCGCGCGGCGTTCCTTTTCAGGAAAACCATGAAACAGGCGATATGCGGATTTCCGGGACGATGGCGTCACTCGCTGGACTCGAACAGGCGATTGAAGAAGACAACGAAGAGAAAAAAGAACTGGCGCTCCGCCGCATGCTGCTGCTGCACGGCGTTTCCCTCAGTATCGGTGGAATTCCACTTCTCTACCTGGGTGAAGAGTGGGGCATGCTGAACGATTACGATTTCGTGAAAGACCCTGCTAAAGCCGGTGACTCCCGCTGGATTCATCGTCCTAAGATGCAATGGCAGTTTCTCGAAGAACTGGACGACCACATCAAATCAGGCAACGGTTCCATTCGCTCCACGATTTTTCGATCCACACAGAAACTGATCGCACTGCGAAAATCTCTGCCTGCGCTCGCGGGTCAGGATATGGAACTCATCGCCACAGCCAATGAGCATATCCTGGGATACGTCCGCCTCTATGAAGGAAATCGCCTGATCGTCCTCGCTAACTTCTCTGACGAAACACAGGTCATCGAAGGCAACAAACTCCGTACCGCAGGACTCGGTCGATTTTTCCTGAATGTCATCGACGACAAAACTTACGCCACATCAGAGCAACTGGTCCTGGATCCGTATCAGATTCTCTGGCTGAACCGCGTTTAA